The sequence below is a genomic window from Qipengyuania flava.
GTTGACTGGCTGGCTTTCCGCGCCCGTGCCCACCTCGCCAAAGCTCGCGATCGTGGATTCGCTGTCGAAAGGAAAGAAGTCATAGGGGCCGGCAAGGCCGACCACGCCGCGCACCGAGGCGCCGGTTCCTTCGAGCCAGCGTTCTTCCAGCGCGACCTGCACGACGTTGTAGGCCCCGGCCGAATGGCCCGAGACGACGATACGGTCCGGGTCGCCGCCAAATTGCGGCGCGAGGCGCGCGGTTTCTGCGATGGCGGCGGCGGTGTCCTCCAGCATGGCGGGATAGCGACCGCTTTTCCCGAGCCGGTATCCGGCAAGGACGACAAGGAAGCCCTCCGGCGCGAGCGAGCGGGCAACGAAATTGTAGTCGTCCGGATCACCCCAACGCCAGCTGCCGCCGTGGACGAACAGCAGGACAGGCAGCGGCTGGGAGGCATCTTCCGGCGCGTAGATGCGCAGCTTCTGGGCCGGGTGGTCGCCGTATTGCGTCTTCGACACCAGCGTTACCCCGCGCGTCCCGCCGGTAAGCCGGTCGACCGCATCGAGCACGGCGGGACCGTTGTTGCGGATCGCCATGAGCAGGGCGCCGCCTGCAAGAAGGAGGATAGCGACAAGGCCAAGGAGGATTTTCACGCTGCGCCTCATGGTTTTACGCCCGGCTCGGTCCCTTCGACGGTTTCGACGAGCGCCTTGGCTTCGTCATCACCGAGAAGTCCGACCGAAGCGAGGAAATTGCGGCCCGCAGCGTAATCGGTTCCGAGCCATAATGGCACATTCGCCGCCTCTAGATTGGCCTTTGCGGTTAGTTCGTCTGGACTCATGGCCTCACCGACCTTTCG
It includes:
- a CDS encoding alpha/beta hydrolase, which gives rise to MKILLGLVAILLLAGGALLMAIRNNGPAVLDAVDRLTGGTRGVTLVSKTQYGDHPAQKLRIYAPEDASQPLPVLLFVHGGSWRWGDPDDYNFVARSLAPEGFLVVLAGYRLGKSGRYPAMLEDTAAAIAETARLAPQFGGDPDRIVVSGHSAGAYNVVQVALEERWLEGTGASVRGVVGLAGPYDFFPFDSESTIASFGEVGTGAESQPVNHVRADAPPILLIHGEEDTLVKPRNSRALAAALEGVGAPVETRFYDGFDHNAPLISLASPWRNSRDVDTALVEFAHRVTEVSVPVQARIP